A single region of the Borrelia hermsii DAH genome encodes:
- the rpoC gene encoding DNA-directed RNA polymerase subunit beta', with product MKEIKDFEKIRIKIASRDQIRSWSYGEVKKSETINYRTLRPEKDGLFCERIFGTTKEWECYCGKFKSIRYKGIICDRCNVEVTHFKVRRERMGHIELSAPVAHIWYYKYIPSRIGLLLDITASNLNSILYYEKYIVIEPGDTDLKKMQLLNEDEYSEAKERYGMSFSASMGAEAIKTLLENLDLDELSSKLRLQMIDKDDKTDKKLLRRLEIIENFKVSGNKPEWMIMDVLPVIPPEIRPMVQLDGGRFATSDLNDLYRRVINRNNRLRKLLLLNAPEIIVRNEKRMLQESVDSLFDNSHKRKVVKGTSNRPLKSLSDALKGKQGRFRQNLLGKRVDYSGRSVIVVGPELKLHQCGIPAKMALELFKPFVIRKLIESESVFNIKRAKSLIEQEVDEVWQILDNVIKEHPVLLNRAPTLHRLGIQAFEPVLVEGKAIKLHPLVCHAYNADFDGDQMAVHVPLTPAAQAESWALMLSTNNLLNPANGHPIVFPSQDIVLGLYYLTMERKNVVGEGRKFANFNHVLLAINNKSLDYNAQIYVKIDGEYIATTAGRVVFNEALPGKITFVNKTLSDYELQSLISEVYVIYGSSIVIEMLDIIKELGFRYATKFGCTISMSDIIVPEEKKIYVDKANREIAKIQNDYTKGVITGEERYNNVVSVWSKTNEELTNKMMEILKKDRDGFNVIYMMADSGARGSRNQIRQLAGMRGLMAKTSGDIIELPIISNFKEGLSVIEFFISTNGARKGLADTALKTADAGYLTRRLVDIAQDVVVRIEDCGTINGIKVEALKNGEEIVEPLREKAVGSYSIERIKSPITGEIILDVNEEVTEDKIKLLETVGIDKLVIRSVLTCEAEHGVCQKCYGRDFSNNKPVNIGEAVGIIAAQSIGQPGTQLTMRTFHIGGVAQAGSEDDKIALKNAFILNGLEGFNVQVDDGLLFTRKGTLKVINVIYEENIKEIKELKVLDSQKVIKGMPLFINKNGIDVLSTHIGYVKIKDDKLMIVSEEQEISLKAGTRLEINVGDYVEAGRVIGTFDPFAEPIIAEFKGKVKFKDIILGTTLKEEINLETGNIEKRITDQVFESLDPRILIINDRGVEITSYVLPGDAYLQVEDGQDINIGDVIAKLSKGSEKTQDITGGLPRVNDLFETRIPKNLTEMAKVSGIVQFKAIQKGKRLINVLDEYGVEHKHYIPAGKHLLVRDGDVVKAGDMLCDGRINPHDVLEILGGISLQEFLLAEIQDVYRKQGVSINDKHIGVIIKQMMKKVKIVSVGDTNFVYNQKVDKHAFYEQNKRVIEQGGEPAVASPILIGITKASLNIDSFISAASFQETTKVLTDASIAGSVDDLKGLKENVVIGHLIPTGTGMNLYKRVKVRENSSSEV from the coding sequence ATGAAAGAGATAAAAGATTTTGAAAAGATAAGAATAAAAATAGCATCTCGTGATCAGATTAGGAGTTGGTCTTATGGAGAGGTTAAAAAATCTGAAACTATTAACTATAGAACTTTAAGGCCTGAGAAAGATGGTCTTTTTTGCGAGAGAATTTTTGGAACAACTAAAGAATGGGAATGTTATTGTGGAAAGTTTAAGTCAATAAGATATAAAGGCATTATTTGTGATCGTTGTAATGTTGAGGTAACGCATTTTAAAGTTAGGCGTGAGAGAATGGGACATATTGAACTCTCAGCTCCTGTTGCTCATATATGGTATTATAAATATATTCCTTCTAGAATTGGTCTTTTACTTGATATTACAGCTTCTAATTTAAACTCTATTCTTTATTATGAAAAATATATAGTAATTGAACCAGGTGATACTGATCTTAAAAAGATGCAACTTTTAAATGAAGATGAATACTCTGAAGCAAAAGAGAGATATGGAATGTCTTTTAGTGCTTCAATGGGTGCTGAGGCAATTAAAACTTTACTTGAAAATCTTGATCTTGATGAACTTTCATCTAAGCTTAGACTTCAAATGATCGATAAAGATGATAAAACTGATAAAAAACTATTAAGGCGTCTTGAGATTATTGAAAATTTTAAAGTTTCTGGAAATAAGCCAGAATGGATGATTATGGATGTTCTTCCCGTTATCCCGCCAGAAATTAGACCAATGGTTCAGCTTGATGGTGGAAGATTTGCAACTTCTGACCTTAATGATCTCTATAGAAGAGTAATCAATAGGAATAATAGGTTAAGAAAACTTTTACTTCTTAATGCACCTGAGATCATTGTGAGAAATGAAAAAAGAATGTTACAAGAATCTGTTGATTCTCTTTTTGATAATTCGCATAAGAGAAAAGTTGTTAAAGGTACATCCAATAGACCGCTTAAATCTCTCTCTGATGCATTAAAGGGAAAACAAGGTAGATTTAGGCAAAACCTTCTTGGAAAGAGAGTTGATTATTCAGGTCGTTCTGTAATTGTTGTTGGCCCTGAACTTAAACTGCATCAGTGTGGTATTCCGGCAAAGATGGCGCTTGAGCTTTTTAAGCCATTTGTAATTAGAAAATTAATTGAGAGTGAATCCGTATTTAACATAAAGAGAGCAAAAAGTCTAATTGAACAAGAAGTGGATGAAGTATGGCAGATTTTAGACAATGTTATTAAAGAGCATCCTGTACTTTTAAACCGAGCCCCAACACTTCACAGGCTGGGAATACAAGCTTTTGAACCAGTTTTAGTTGAAGGAAAGGCAATTAAATTGCATCCTCTTGTTTGCCATGCATATAATGCTGACTTTGATGGTGATCAGATGGCTGTGCATGTTCCTTTAACACCTGCAGCGCAGGCTGAGAGTTGGGCTTTGATGTTGTCAACCAATAATTTGTTAAATCCTGCAAACGGACATCCTATTGTATTCCCATCTCAAGATATTGTATTAGGTCTTTATTACTTAACTATGGAAAGGAAAAACGTAGTTGGTGAGGGACGTAAATTTGCTAATTTCAATCATGTTCTTCTTGCAATTAATAATAAAAGTTTAGACTATAATGCACAAATTTATGTAAAGATTGATGGTGAGTATATAGCAACTACGGCAGGACGTGTTGTATTTAATGAAGCTTTACCAGGGAAGATTACATTTGTAAATAAAACCCTTAGTGATTATGAGCTACAAAGTTTGATTTCTGAAGTTTATGTTATTTATGGCTCATCTATTGTAATTGAGATGTTAGATATTATTAAGGAACTTGGGTTTAGATATGCTACTAAATTTGGATGTACAATAAGTATGAGCGATATTATTGTACCTGAAGAGAAGAAAATATATGTGGATAAGGCTAATAGAGAGATTGCAAAAATTCAGAATGATTATACTAAAGGTGTTATTACTGGAGAAGAGAGATATAATAATGTTGTTTCTGTTTGGTCAAAGACAAATGAAGAGCTTACCAATAAAATGATGGAAATTCTTAAAAAAGATAGAGATGGATTTAATGTCATTTATATGATGGCTGATTCTGGTGCTCGTGGAAGTAGAAATCAGATAAGGCAGCTTGCAGGAATGAGAGGATTAATGGCTAAAACCTCTGGGGATATTATTGAACTTCCAATCATTTCTAATTTTAAGGAAGGGCTTTCTGTTATAGAGTTCTTTATCTCTACAAATGGTGCAAGGAAGGGACTTGCAGATACAGCTCTTAAGACAGCAGATGCTGGGTATTTAACTCGAAGATTGGTAGATATTGCTCAAGATGTTGTTGTTAGAATAGAAGATTGTGGAACTATTAATGGTATAAAGGTTGAGGCTTTAAAGAATGGCGAGGAAATAGTTGAGCCTTTAAGAGAAAAAGCTGTCGGAAGTTATTCAATTGAGAGAATAAAAAGTCCTATTACAGGTGAGATTATTTTAGATGTAAATGAGGAGGTTACAGAGGATAAGATAAAATTATTAGAAACTGTTGGTATTGATAAGCTTGTAATTAGATCTGTTTTAACTTGTGAAGCTGAGCATGGAGTTTGTCAAAAATGTTATGGTCGAGATTTTTCAAATAATAAGCCTGTTAATATTGGAGAGGCTGTTGGAATAATAGCTGCTCAGTCAATAGGTCAGCCAGGAACACAGCTTACCATGAGAACTTTCCACATTGGGGGAGTTGCACAAGCTGGTAGTGAAGATGATAAGATTGCACTTAAGAACGCTTTCATTCTTAATGGATTAGAGGGATTTAATGTACAAGTTGATGACGGGTTGCTTTTTACAAGAAAAGGAACTTTAAAAGTAATAAATGTTATTTATGAGGAAAATATTAAAGAAATTAAAGAGCTTAAAGTCTTAGATTCTCAAAAGGTAATTAAGGGCATGCCTTTATTTATAAATAAGAATGGTATTGATGTATTATCAACTCATATTGGTTATGTTAAAATTAAAGACGACAAGCTAATGATTGTCTCTGAGGAGCAAGAAATATCTCTAAAGGCTGGTACGAGACTTGAGATAAATGTGGGTGATTATGTTGAGGCTGGGCGTGTAATTGGAACGTTTGATCCATTTGCAGAACCAATTATTGCTGAATTTAAGGGAAAAGTTAAATTTAAAGATATTATATTAGGAACAACTCTTAAAGAAGAGATTAATCTTGAAACTGGAAATATTGAGAAGAGAATTACTGATCAAGTGTTTGAGTCACTTGATCCTAGAATCTTAATTATTAATGATAGAGGGGTTGAGATTACATCTTATGTTCTTCCTGGAGATGCTTATCTTCAAGTTGAAGATGGACAAGATATTAATATAGGGGATGTTATTGCTAAGCTTTCTAAAGGTTCTGAGAAAACCCAAGATATTACTGGTGGTCTTCCTAGGGTTAATGATTTGTTTGAAACAAGAATTCCAAAGAATTTGACTGAAATGGCTAAGGTAAGTGGAATTGTTCAGTTTAAGGCAATTCAGAAAGGTAAAAGACTTATTAATGTTTTAGATGAGTATGGAGTTGAGCATAAGCATTATATTCCTGCTGGGAAACATCTTTTAGTTAGAGATGGAGATGTTGTTAAGGCTGGAGATATGCTTTGTGATGGAAGAATTAATCCTCATGATGTTCTTGAAATTCTTGGTGGAATTAGTTTGCAAGAGTTTTTATTAGCAGAAATTCAGGATGTTTATAGGAAGCAAGGTGTAAGCATTAATGATAAGCATATTGGTGTTATCATTAAACAAATGATGAAAAAAGTTAAGATTGTGTCTGTGGGTGATACTAATTTTGTTTATAATCAAAAGGTGGACAAACATGCTTTTTATGAGCAAAATAAAAGGGTAATTGAGCAAGGCGGTGAACCTGCAGTAGCTAGTCCAATCCTTATTGGAATAACAAAAGCATCTCTTAATATCGATTCATTTATTTCGGCTGCTTCTTTCCAAGAAACAACTAAAGTGTTAACAGATGCTTCAATTGCGGGTAGCGTTGATGATCTTAAAGGTCTTAAGGAAAATGTTGTGATTGGACATTTAATTCCTACAGGCACAGGTATGAATTTATATAAAAGAGTTAAGGTAAGGGAAAATTCAAGCTCTGAAGTGTAG
- the secE gene encoding preprotein translocase subunit SecE, with translation MFKFVKESVLELKKITWPKYGEVIGSGKQVFWLVVFISIFLGIVDYIMYLAIAYVF, from the coding sequence ATGTTTAAATTTGTTAAAGAAAGTGTTTTAGAACTTAAGAAAATAACATGGCCTAAGTATGGTGAAGTAATAGGCAGCGGGAAGCAAGTTTTTTGGTTGGTTGTTTTTATTTCTATTTTTTTAGGTATAGTAGATTATATCATGTATCTTGCTATAGCTTATGTATTTTAA
- the rplA gene encoding 50S ribosomal protein L1, whose amino-acid sequence MAKSGKKYMQAISKIDKLKSYSIDDAISLLKEIKFVKFDETIDVSINLNLKKNHTVRDTVVLPNQFMKEKRILVFAKGDRAQEAKEAGAAYVGDDDLINKVKGGFSDFDIVVATPDMMKDVGKLGPILGKRGLMPNPKTQTITNDLKGTIAGLKKGRTEFRANKNGVLNFSVGKSSMDNKKIKENYDEFIKELLKRRPSDLKGTFVDSVYISSTMGPSVKIDFV is encoded by the coding sequence ATGGCTAAGAGTGGGAAAAAATATATGCAAGCTATCTCTAAGATAGATAAGCTTAAATCTTACAGCATAGATGATGCAATCTCTTTATTAAAAGAGATCAAGTTTGTCAAATTTGATGAGACTATAGATGTATCTATTAATCTTAATTTAAAGAAGAATCATACAGTTAGAGATACAGTTGTTTTGCCAAATCAGTTTATGAAGGAAAAGCGAATACTTGTTTTTGCAAAAGGTGATAGAGCTCAAGAGGCAAAGGAAGCTGGTGCCGCTTATGTTGGGGATGATGATCTGATTAATAAGGTTAAAGGTGGTTTTAGTGATTTTGATATTGTTGTTGCAACGCCTGATATGATGAAAGATGTGGGAAAGCTTGGTCCTATTTTAGGTAAGAGAGGATTGATGCCAAATCCTAAGACACAAACGATTACAAATGATTTAAAGGGGACAATAGCTGGTCTTAAGAAGGGTCGTACAGAGTTTAGGGCAAATAAAAATGGTGTGCTCAATTTTTCTGTTGGTAAGTCTTCTATGGATAACAAGAAGATAAAGGAAAATTATGATGAGTTTATTAAAGAATTGCTTAAAAGACGGCCTAGTGATTTAAAGGGGACTTTTGTGGATAGTGTTTATATTTCATCTACAATGGGGCCTTCTGTGAAGATTGATTTTGTTTAG
- the nusG gene encoding transcription termination/antitermination protein NusG — MSRAWYVLQTFSQYEKKIEQEIKLLISEGIFGANVLDVKAPIERVEEIKNGKKRIRERKIWPGYILIELDLPEQDWKSTVANIIKIPGVVNFVGTNKEQKPLPISDEEVKSVFMLAGEIKADKSIFILYDFEEGERVRIKGGPFDSFEGIIGSIDYEKKKLKVAVQIFGRSTPVEVDFQHIEKI; from the coding sequence ATGTCCAGGGCCTGGTATGTATTACAGACTTTTTCTCAGTATGAGAAAAAGATAGAGCAAGAAATAAAACTATTGATCAGTGAAGGTATTTTTGGTGCTAATGTTTTAGATGTTAAGGCCCCTATTGAAAGGGTAGAGGAGATAAAAAACGGGAAAAAGCGGATACGAGAAAGAAAGATTTGGCCGGGGTATATTCTAATTGAGTTAGATCTTCCTGAACAGGACTGGAAAAGCACTGTAGCTAATATTATTAAGATTCCAGGTGTTGTAAATTTTGTTGGTACTAATAAAGAGCAAAAACCACTTCCAATTAGTGATGAAGAAGTTAAGAGTGTTTTTATGCTTGCTGGGGAGATTAAGGCAGATAAGTCTATTTTTATACTTTATGATTTTGAAGAAGGCGAGAGAGTTAGAATTAAAGGAGGGCCTTTTGATTCTTTTGAAGGGATTATCGGGTCTATCGATTATGAGAAAAAGAAATTGAAAGTTGCAGTTCAAATTTTTGGAAGATCAACTCCTGTTGAGGTTGATTTTCAACATATAGAGAAAATTTAA
- the rpmG gene encoding 50S ribosomal protein L33, with the protein MGKKKGKGAVELIALVCEETGIRNYTTTKNRRNKQEKLELMKYCPILRKHTLHKEGKIK; encoded by the coding sequence ATGGGCAAGAAAAAAGGTAAAGGTGCTGTTGAGCTTATAGCTTTAGTATGTGAGGAAACAGGAATTAGAAATTATACGACTACTAAGAATAGGCGTAATAAACAAGAAAAATTGGAATTAATGAAGTATTGTCCAATTCTTAGGAAGCATACTCTTCATAAAGAGGGTAAAATAAAATAA
- the rplL gene encoding 50S ribosomal protein L7/L12: MALSKEDILKWLEEAKTAEVVELITAIEEKFGVTAAAVAVAAGPGPAAGAEEQTEFDVMLVSFGDSKINVIKEVRAITGLGLGEAKALVEAVPKAVKEGVSKADAEEIKKKLEAVGAKVEIK; the protein is encoded by the coding sequence ATGGCACTAAGTAAAGAAGATATTTTAAAATGGCTTGAGGAAGCTAAAACAGCTGAAGTTGTTGAGCTTATAACAGCTATTGAGGAAAAATTTGGAGTTACTGCTGCTGCGGTTGCTGTTGCTGCTGGACCTGGTCCTGCTGCTGGTGCTGAGGAACAGACAGAATTTGATGTAATGCTTGTATCTTTCGGAGATAGTAAGATAAATGTTATTAAAGAAGTAAGGGCTATTACCGGGCTTGGACTTGGGGAAGCTAAAGCTTTAGTTGAAGCTGTTCCTAAGGCAGTTAAGGAAGGTGTTTCAAAAGCAGATGCTGAGGAAATAAAGAAGAAACTAGAAGCAGTTGGTGCAAAAGTTGAAATTAAATAA
- the rplJ gene encoding 50S ribosomal protein L10: protein MHTKINPKKVEMFNSLKEFLDGKDNIFFLDYRGLTVAKLTELRNKVENEKGELKVVKNNIMKRVLKDRHMEGLDSYLLGPTAVVTAVDEANVIAKIFYEFVKTSTLKVKGGFVLGEVYDEAKLNAYSQLPTKKEAISLFMSVLKAPMSKLARTLKALSDVKVES, encoded by the coding sequence ATGCATACAAAGATAAATCCTAAAAAGGTTGAAATGTTTAATTCGTTGAAAGAGTTTTTAGATGGTAAAGATAATATTTTTTTCCTAGATTATAGAGGACTAACAGTAGCAAAGCTTACTGAATTGAGAAATAAAGTTGAAAATGAAAAGGGCGAATTAAAAGTTGTTAAAAACAACATAATGAAGCGAGTTTTGAAAGATAGACATATGGAAGGTCTTGATTCTTACCTTTTAGGACCAACAGCTGTTGTTACTGCTGTTGATGAGGCTAATGTGATTGCAAAAATTTTTTATGAGTTTGTTAAAACTAGCACTTTAAAAGTTAAGGGAGGCTTTGTTCTAGGAGAAGTTTATGATGAGGCTAAACTTAATGCTTATAGTCAGCTTCCTACTAAGAAAGAAGCTATTTCTTTATTTATGAGTGTGCTTAAGGCTCCAATGTCAAAACTTGCAAGAACTTTAAAGGCTTTGTCTGATGTTAAAGTTGAATCATAA
- the rplK gene encoding 50S ribosomal protein L11, translating to MSKKKREVAWIKLQVPAAQAAPGAKIGQALGPHGVSGPQFVKEFNERTAKMEPGIVVPVIITVYSDKSFSFIIKTPPASILIKKAVGIETGSKKSNTEKVGTISKEKVMEIARIKMPDLNAKTELAAFNIIAGSARSMGVEVEK from the coding sequence ATGTCTAAAAAAAAAAGAGAGGTTGCTTGGATCAAGCTTCAAGTTCCAGCTGCTCAAGCTGCTCCAGGAGCTAAAATAGGTCAGGCCCTTGGACCCCATGGTGTTAGTGGTCCTCAGTTTGTTAAGGAATTTAATGAGAGGACGGCTAAAATGGAGCCAGGGATTGTCGTTCCTGTCATTATTACTGTTTACAGTGATAAAAGTTTTTCATTTATTATAAAAACCCCACCGGCTTCGATCTTAATTAAGAAGGCTGTTGGAATAGAGACAGGTTCTAAGAAATCAAATACAGAAAAGGTTGGAACTATATCAAAAGAAAAAGTAATGGAAATTGCAAGGATTAAAATGCCAGATTTAAATGCAAAAACCGAACTGGCGGCGTTTAATATCATTGCAGGAAGTGCTCGTTCTATGGGTGTTGAGGTGGAAAAATAA
- the rpoB gene encoding DNA-directed RNA polymerase subunit beta has protein sequence MIKRVHLGQGKAEEILDLPNLIEIQLNSYEKFLQLERLKTNRPLLNEGLESVFRDVFPMKSSNGEVALEYEKYYIEYNSLSFTEKECKRKGQSYEAVLKIRLNLQFLTTGEIRQKDVYMGTIPLMTDRGTFIVNGAERVIVSQIHRSPGVVFYKEKDLYYARIIPYRGSWLEFEIDSKKDYLYVKIDRKKRILVTLFLRALGLNTRERIIETFYKIRKIEVNEDTKREITGQYLATNIIIKENMTYRAGDKITLQDIEDFLQNGVKEIDLIDFDGYDSVPGKHFISSDVILNCFEKEDAYFSLKDGFKELSRESVMLAVYSVLLPGEPISIDNAESDLRNVFFSEKRYDLGHVGRYKLSKKFGLDDLTTSVLTMTDIVNTISHLLRIYDGHDVLDDIDHLGNRRVRSVGELLTNIYKGAMSRVEKIAKDRMSNKEVFNLKPQELISVKPIVSAVKEFFATSQLSQFMDQVNPLAELTHKRRLNALGPGGLSRDRAGFEVRDVHYTHYGRMCPIETPEGPNIGLIVSLATYAKVNDYGFLETPYRKVVDGKVTDEIEYLSAIDEEKKCIAQANAAVNAEGNYIDDLISVRVSGDYTTMIPKNIDYMDVSPRQLISVSSALIPFLEHNDANRALMGSNMQRQAVPLLFPQPPIVGTGMERIVAKDSGVVVKAKRSGIVVLATSKKIVIRPEDAADDHDLDEYELAKYERTNQDTSFNHSVLVKEGQVVNKGEIIADGPATRYGEVALGNNLLVGFIPWNGFNYEDAILISERIIKEDLYTSIHIKEFSIEVRETKLGPEKVTADIPNVSGKILNKLDENGIVRIGTYVKPGDILIGKVTPKSEGDITPEFKLLTSIFGEKAKDVKNNSLKVPHGTEGTVIDVQRITKDDVSNLPPGVDEILKVYIAKKRKLKEGDKMAGRHGNKGVVAKILPVEDMPYLADGTPLDICLNPLGVPSRMNIGQLMESQLGLAGKYLGEYYDVPVFESATNECIQEKLKKAGFNETSKAVLYDGYTGEPFENEVMVGIIYMLKLHHLVDDKMHARSTGPYSLVSQQPLGGKAQFGGQRLGEMEVWALEAYGAAHTLQELLTVKSDDMSGRVKIYENIVKGIPTNVSGIPESFNVLMQELRGLGFDLSIYDDKGNQIPLTEKEEELINKT, from the coding sequence ATGATAAAAAGGGTTCATCTAGGACAAGGAAAAGCCGAAGAAATTTTAGACTTACCTAACCTAATAGAAATACAATTGAATTCTTATGAGAAATTTTTGCAGCTTGAGAGATTAAAAACGAATAGACCTTTGCTTAATGAAGGCCTTGAATCTGTTTTTAGGGATGTTTTTCCTATGAAAAGTAGCAATGGTGAGGTTGCGCTTGAATATGAGAAATACTATATTGAATATAATTCTCTTAGTTTTACTGAAAAAGAATGCAAAAGAAAGGGCCAAAGTTATGAAGCTGTTTTAAAAATAAGATTAAATTTGCAGTTTCTAACAACAGGAGAGATAAGGCAAAAGGATGTCTATATGGGGACTATTCCTTTAATGACTGATAGAGGGACTTTTATTGTTAATGGTGCTGAGAGAGTAATTGTATCACAGATTCATAGATCCCCTGGGGTTGTTTTTTACAAGGAAAAAGACTTATATTATGCTCGTATTATTCCTTATCGTGGTTCTTGGCTAGAATTTGAGATAGACTCAAAAAAAGATTACCTTTATGTTAAGATAGACAGAAAAAAAAGAATACTTGTTACTCTTTTCTTAAGAGCTTTAGGTCTTAATACTAGAGAGAGAATAATTGAAACTTTTTATAAGATTAGAAAAATTGAGGTCAATGAAGATACTAAAAGAGAAATCACAGGACAATATTTAGCAACAAATATTATTATAAAAGAAAATATGACTTATCGTGCAGGTGATAAGATAACTTTGCAAGATATTGAAGATTTCTTGCAAAATGGAGTAAAAGAGATAGACCTTATTGATTTTGATGGATATGATAGTGTTCCTGGAAAACATTTTATTAGTTCCGATGTTATTTTAAATTGTTTCGAGAAAGAAGATGCTTATTTTTCTCTAAAAGATGGCTTTAAAGAGCTTTCAAGAGAATCTGTAATGCTTGCGGTTTATAGTGTGCTTTTACCTGGCGAGCCAATATCCATTGATAATGCTGAGAGTGATTTAAGAAATGTGTTTTTTTCAGAGAAGAGATATGATCTAGGTCATGTAGGTCGATATAAGCTTTCTAAAAAGTTTGGTCTTGATGACTTAACGACTTCAGTTCTTACTATGACAGATATAGTAAATACGATATCTCATCTTTTAAGAATATATGATGGTCATGATGTTCTTGATGATATTGATCATCTTGGAAATAGAAGAGTTCGTTCTGTTGGTGAGTTGCTTACAAATATATATAAAGGTGCAATGTCAAGAGTAGAGAAAATTGCAAAAGATAGAATGTCTAATAAAGAGGTGTTTAATCTTAAGCCTCAAGAATTAATAAGTGTTAAACCTATTGTTTCTGCTGTTAAAGAATTTTTTGCAACTAGTCAGCTTTCACAATTTATGGATCAAGTTAATCCTTTAGCTGAATTGACTCATAAGAGGCGTCTTAATGCTTTGGGTCCTGGGGGGCTCTCAAGAGATCGTGCAGGTTTTGAAGTAAGAGATGTGCATTATACCCATTATGGTAGAATGTGTCCTATTGAGACTCCTGAGGGACCAAATATTGGTCTTATTGTGTCTTTAGCTACTTATGCAAAGGTAAATGATTATGGTTTCTTAGAGACTCCTTATAGAAAGGTGGTTGACGGCAAGGTTACTGATGAGATCGAGTACTTGTCTGCAATTGATGAGGAAAAAAAATGTATTGCTCAGGCAAATGCTGCTGTTAATGCAGAGGGTAATTATATTGATGATTTGATTTCCGTTAGAGTTTCTGGTGATTATACTACGATGATTCCTAAGAATATCGATTATATGGATGTTTCACCTAGACAGTTAATTTCTGTTTCTTCAGCATTAATACCTTTTCTTGAGCATAATGATGCAAACCGTGCTCTTATGGGTTCAAATATGCAACGTCAAGCAGTTCCTTTGTTATTTCCACAACCACCTATTGTTGGTACTGGTATGGAGAGAATAGTCGCAAAGGATTCTGGTGTTGTTGTTAAGGCAAAAAGGTCAGGTATAGTCGTATTGGCAACGAGCAAGAAAATAGTTATAAGACCTGAGGATGCGGCTGATGATCATGATTTAGATGAATATGAACTTGCTAAATATGAGAGGACAAATCAGGATACTTCTTTTAATCATTCGGTTTTAGTTAAAGAGGGTCAAGTAGTTAATAAGGGCGAGATAATAGCTGATGGTCCTGCTACTAGATATGGAGAAGTGGCACTTGGTAATAATCTGCTGGTTGGTTTTATTCCTTGGAATGGATTTAATTATGAAGATGCTATCTTAATTTCTGAGAGGATTATAAAGGAAGATCTTTATACTTCAATTCATATTAAAGAATTTAGTATTGAGGTAAGGGAAACTAAGCTTGGGCCTGAGAAAGTTACAGCTGATATTCCCAATGTTAGTGGGAAGATATTAAATAAGCTTGATGAGAATGGAATTGTACGAATAGGAACTTATGTAAAGCCGGGTGATATCTTAATTGGTAAGGTTACGCCAAAATCAGAAGGAGACATTACTCCTGAATTTAAGCTTTTAACGTCTATTTTTGGTGAGAAGGCAAAAGATGTTAAGAATAATTCACTTAAAGTACCACATGGTACTGAAGGTACTGTAATTGATGTTCAAAGAATTACTAAGGATGATGTTAGCAATCTTCCACCTGGTGTTGATGAGATATTGAAGGTTTATATTGCCAAGAAAAGGAAACTTAAAGAGGGTGATAAAATGGCAGGGAGACATGGGAATAAGGGTGTAGTTGCAAAGATTCTTCCTGTTGAAGATATGCCATATCTTGCAGATGGAACTCCTCTTGATATATGTTTAAATCCCTTAGGAGTGCCGTCTCGTATGAATATTGGGCAATTAATGGAGTCTCAGCTTGGTCTTGCTGGTAAATATCTTGGCGAATATTATGATGTTCCTGTGTTTGAATCTGCTACAAATGAATGCATTCAGGAAAAATTAAAGAAAGCCGGATTTAATGAAACGTCAAAAGCAGTTTTATATGATGGATATACAGGAGAACCATTTGAGAATGAGGTAATGGTTGGAATTATATATATGCTTAAGCTGCATCACCTTGTTGATGATAAGATGCATGCAAGGTCTACAGGGCCTTATTCACTTGTGTCTCAGCAACCTCTTGGAGGAAAGGCACAATTTGGTGGTCAAAGACTTGGAGAGATGGAAGTCTGGGCACTTGAGGCTTATGGAGCTGCTCATACTCTTCAAGAGCTCTTAACAGTGAAATCAGATGATATGTCAGGTAGAGTTAAGATATATGAGAATATAGTTAAAGGCATTCCTACTAATGTATCTGGAATTCCTGAATCTTTCAATGTTTTGATGCAGGAGCTAAGAGGTCTTGGTTTTGATTTATCAATTTATGATGATAAGGGCAATCAAATTCCTTTAACAGAAAAGGAAGAGGAATTAATTAATAAAACTTAG